One part of the Anopheles coustani chromosome 2, idAnoCousDA_361_x.2, whole genome shotgun sequence genome encodes these proteins:
- the LOC131262920 gene encoding polycomb protein Sfmbt, with translation MNVFNRVLPSMNPQELSTMVWMGQIASPLTDENIANYYGPPVSNVMEDITQQQHTAMDMNPAAISSLMSEYSGHVTAIPTPAGLATVSNAPETLALTNQDLFNLQQQQVQQQQQQLLQQQLALSGYGFLDQNGALTAATGTVPAGIPGASSLVPAGVGMRLMNNGGGVGPVAKLSIDGTNFSGVPSAPDEDGNNDGLDETAEDADQDQTALQAYEQYQQMIDSSGGNDYLSAAGQESLLHYKLLNEAQLLQNHFLDYDVTPDESNSSNSNGGAGETDAMGANQKLLAAARQLQQQQHQQHQQQQQEQQQQQQQQQLLQDGSNSGASFPLSLFGEPMLGGRCPTKKIKPVKRPGLVLKTPIAYKGDIDPSVIPIARDGMAICERCGAIGVKHSFYTKQRRFCSLSCARSFESLRIYHQFRIVDGSKISNDDSRKLPASTAGSSDIALLSTPPDQLIDDSNSCASEVDCKHTLQPQQLQLLQQQQQQQEQVQTVGYRFKMSGTTATANTGSNDTNNKSGGNQDGCLGSNGLNQGETKQTPQELVPQEIIPQLPKGNRLPSPCPQDERIQSIRRKPNEFHNSYDWTQALADPHFFAAPVTCFRHAPGYDMWPNVVIGMKVEVENTDCDVQQAPLVGGTPHSFWVATVLRICGYKALLRYEGFDADASKDFWVNLCSAEVHPVGWCATRGKPLIPPKSITKPYPDWKEFLVERLSNARTLPSTFYNKISDSCKSRFRVGLNLEVVDKNFISQVKLATINKIVGKRLYVHYYDLPPEENGFWCHEDSPLIHPVGWATTVGHNLAAPEEYMERMNAASDQILEPHEDDATMDLFKTNFQFEEYCYDDRQTGFEENMKLEAVDPLNLSSICVATVMSVLKFGYIMIRIDFYEPDMNGADWFCYHEKSPCIFPVGFCEKNKITLTPPKGYDHSTFTWEQYLLDTNSKPATPEIFHRDPIRQRFKVGMKVESADLMDPRLICVATISRVVGRLLKVHFDGWDDEYDQWLDSESPDIYPIGWCVLVGHKLEGPRILPKVLPAQKISPKTTKKGKRKKKMKVEPPQDDSQPAPTTRTARIKQEQQHFEQQKLLSNTEQLEYRTGAQMLPSSGMGTALAQEQYSGDPNALLMGNQLSLQLHNQQNVQQQGQIGMPSTSALHTLIKHEPNHDTTSAALLSGPGALGPIFDHSSAGGVGTHRGDSLMDTDEADMRTEDEDGESSSATGHPSTAPSSEIADNEMDKTNPRLLNRHDSPNVGGSPDSIGGGIVGGNSHGSSNSSGNGGSTAQPTSATFGLGGVSGSVSQITPENWEVKDVSMFLTTNDCSVYAEQFVQNGIDGKRLLELSKDEIITLLNLKVGPALKIFDLIQQLKSKLDSNKSRHHSKATGKKFL, from the exons GACATGAACCCCGCCGCGATAAGTTCTCTGATGAGTGAATACAGTGGGCATGTGACAGCCATCCCGACGCCGGCTGGCTTGGCCACAGTGTCGAATGCTCCCGAAACACTGGCTCTCACTAATCAGGACTTGTTCAatcttcagcagcagcaggtacaacagcagcaacagcaactactgcagcagcagcttgcCCTGAGCGGATACGGGTTTCTCGACCAGAACGGTGCACTAACGGCGGCGACCGGTACAGTACCTGCCGGCATTCCCGGTGCGTCCAGCCTTGTCCCCGCCGGCGTCGGTATGCGTCTCATGaataatggtggtggtgtaggACCAGTTGCAAAACTGTCGATAGATGGTACAAATTTCTCCGGCGTGCCGTCCGCGCCGGACGAGGACGGCAACAACGATGGCCTAGATGAGACCGCCGAAGATGCGGATCAAGACCAAACAGCACTGCAAGCGTACGAACAGTACCAGCAGATGATCGATAGTAGCGGTGGGAACGATTATCTTTCCGCGGCTGGGCAGGAAAGTTTGCTTCACTACAAGCTGCTGAACGAGGCACAGCTGTTGCAGAATCACTTTCTCGACTACGACGTCACCCCGGACGAATCGAACAGTAGCAATAGCAATGGCGGTGCAGGGGAAACGGATGCCATGGGTGCAAATCAAAAGTTGCTGGCTGCAGCCCGACAattgcagcaacaacagcaccaacaacaccaacagcagcagcaggagcagcagcagcagcagcagcagcagcagctactGCAAGATGGTAGCAACAGTGGAGCGTCCTTTCCCCTGTCACTGTTCGGCGAGCCGATGCTGGGAGGTAGATGCCCtaccaaaaaaattaaacccgTTAAGCGACCCGGCTTGGTGCTGAAAACTCCGATTGCATACAAGGGCGATATCGATCCTTCAGTGATTCCCATAGCGCGCGATGGCATGG CTATCTGCGAAAGGTGTGGTGCGATCGGagtaaaacattcattttacaCTAAGCAGAGACGCTTCTGCAGTTTGTCATGTGCCCGGTCATTCGAATCGCTACGTATCTACCATCAGTTCCGCATCGTAGACGGAAGCAAAATATCGAACGACGATTCCAGAAAGCTCCCAGCGTCGACAGCCGGGTCTTCCGATATTGCGCTCCTCTCGACACCCCCCGATCAACTGATCGACGACTCTAATTCATGCGCCAGCGAGGTCGACTGCAAGCACACATTGCAACCGCAACAATTGCaactgctgcagcagcagcagcagcaacaggaacAAGTACAAACGGTGGGTTATCGATTCAAGATGTCCGGAACGACGGCAACTGCGAACACCGGAAGCAACGACACTAATAACAAAAGCGGCGGAAATCAAGATGGCTGTTTGGGCAGTAACGGTTTGAACCAAGGCGAAACCAAGCAGACCCCACAGGAACTAGTGCCCCAGGAGATCATCCCTCAGCTACCCAAGGGCAATCGGTTGCCTTCGCCTTGTCCGCAGGACGAACGTATTCAGAGTATCCGTCGGAAACCAAACGAATTCCACAACTCGTACGATTGGACGCAGGCACTTGCGGATCCGCACTTTTTTGCCGCCCCGGTCACTTGCTTCCGGCATGCACCCGGGTATGACATGTGGCCAAACGTGGTAATCGGAATGAAGGTAGAGGTGGAAAACACCGACTGCGACGTACAGCAAGCCCCACTGGTGGGTGGGACGCCGCACAGCTTCTGGGTAGCGACGGTACTGCGCATCTGTGGCTACAAGGCACTGCTGCGCTACGAAGGCTTCGATGCAGATGCTTCCAAAGACTTCTGGGTTAATCTGTGCTCGGCCGAAGTGCATCCGGTTGGATGGTGTGCTACACGCGGCAAACCACTGATTCCACCGAAAAGCATCACCAAACCGTACCCGGATTGGAAAGAATTTTTGGTGGAGCGACTCTCCAACGCTCGCACACTGCCATCGACGTTCTACAATAAAATCAGCGACAGCTGCAAGTCACGGTTTCGTGTCGGACTTAACCTGGAGGTTGTGGATAAAAATTTCATCTCACAGGTGAAGCTAGCAACAATTAACAAGATTGTCGGAAAGCGGCTATACGTGCACTATTACGACCTACCGCCAGAAGAGAATGGGTTCTGGTGCCACGAGGATTCACCACTGATCCATCCGGTCGGTTGGGCAACAACCGTGGGGCATAATTTGGCTGCACCAGAGGAGTACATGGAACGGATGAATG CGGCTAGTGACCAAATTCTAGAGCCACACGAAGATGACGCTACGATGGACCTGTTTAAAACCAACTTCCAGTTCGAAGAGTACTGCTACGACGACAGACAGACCGGATTCGAGGAAAACATGAAGTTGGAAGCGGTTGATCCGCTCAACCTTTCATCGATCTGTGTCGCAACCGTTATGTCGGTGCTCAAGTTTGGCTACATAATGATACGCATCGATTTCTACGAACCAGACATGAACGGAGCCGATTGGTTCTGCTACCACGAAAAGTCACCCTGCATCTTTCCGGTGGGGTTCTGTGAGAAGAACAAAATTACACTAACCCCACCGAAGGGCTACGACCATAGCACCTTTACCTGGGAACAGTATCTGCTAGACACCAACAGTAAACCAGCCACACCGGAGATCTTTCACCGGGATCCAATTCGGCAGCGCTTTAAG GTGGGAATGAAGGTAGAATCGGCCGATCTGATGGACCCGCGGCTGATATGCGTGGCCACAATATCGCGAGTAGTGGGCCGTTTGTTAAAGGTACACTTTGATGGTTGGGACGACGAGTACGACCAGTGGCTGGATAGCGAAAGTCCTGATATCTACCCGATCGGCTGGTGTGTGCTGGTTGGTCACAAGCTAGAAGGACCACGTATTCTTCCAAAGGTGCTTCCGGCGCAGAAAATTTCGcccaaaacaacgaaaaagggcaaacggaagaaaaagatgAAAGTTGAACCACCGCAAGATGATT CGCAACCGGCCCCAACGACACGAACAGCGCGAATTAAACAAGAGCAGCAACATTTTGAGCAACAGAAATTATTATCAAACACCGAGCAGCTAGAGTATAGAACTGGGGCGCAGATGCTTCCATCTTCCGGGATGGGCACTGCGTTGGCACAAGAACAGTATTCCGGAGATCCCAATGCGTTATTGATGGGTAATCAGCTGTCCCTACAGCTGCATAACCAACAGAACGTGCAGCAGCAAGGTCAAATTGGCATGCCGAGTACTTCAGCGCTTCATACGCTGATCAAACACGAACCAAATCACGACACGACATCGGCCGCGCTGTTGAGTGGGCCCGGTGCCCTCGGGCCGATCTTCGATCATTCTTCGGCTGGAGGTGTTGGAACTCACCGAGGAGACAGCTTAATGGACACGGACGAGGCCGACATGCGCACGGAAGACGAGGACGGCGAGTCGAGCTCAGCCACCGGCCACCCGTCAACCGCACCGTCGTCCGAGATTGCGGACAACGAGATGGATAAGACAAACCCACGACTGCTCAACCGGCACGATTCGCCCAATGTTGGTGGGTCACCCGACTCGATTGGTGGTGGCATCGTTGGTGGCAACTCTCACGGCAGCAGCAATAGTTCGGGCAATGGTGGAAGCACCGCTCAACCAACGTCTGCCACGTTCGGCCTTGGAGGGGTCAGTGGAAGCGTTAGTCAAATAACGCCCGAAAACTGGGAAGTGAAGGACGTCTCCATGTTTCTCACCACCAACGATTGTAGCGTGTACGCGGAGCAGTTCGTGCAAAACGGCATCGACGGCAAGCGATTACTGGAGCTCAGCAAGGACGAAATCATTACGCTGCTCAACCTGAAGGTGGGTCCTGCGCTAAAAATTTTCGATCTCATCCAGCAGTTGAAGAGCAAACTTGACTCAAACAAATCGCGTCACCATTCGAAAGCGACGGGGAAAAAGTTTCTCTAG